A genome region from Chthonomonas sp. includes the following:
- a CDS encoding C40 family peptidase — protein MIDRAQIVPIARTYLGTPYHHEGGVKGVGVDCARLLACVFEECGGQVGVRASGLPKVGDVFEIMCGEIEQVCELVEGLDYQPNDVLVFRTPAMPNHVALCTGETMIHAHSGVGWVVEEPISEMWRKRLVRVYRLRGDI, from the coding sequence GTGATCGATCGCGCTCAGATTGTCCCGATTGCCCGGACGTACCTCGGAACTCCCTACCACCACGAAGGTGGTGTGAAGGGCGTCGGCGTGGACTGCGCCCGGCTCCTCGCCTGTGTGTTCGAAGAGTGTGGCGGGCAGGTCGGCGTAAGGGCATCGGGGCTTCCGAAGGTGGGCGACGTGTTCGAGATTATGTGCGGCGAGATCGAGCAGGTTTGTGAGCTAGTCGAGGGCCTCGATTATCAGCCGAATGACGTGCTGGTTTTCCGCACACCGGCCATGCCAAACCACGTTGCTCTCTGCACCGGCGAGACCATGATTCACGCACACAGCGGGGTGGGCTGGGTTGTGGAAGAGCCGATCAGTGAGATGTGGCGGAAGCGACTTGTCCGGGTTTACCGGTTGCGAGGTGACATTTAG
- a CDS encoding JAB domain-containing protein, which yields MIAPLYRVSLVRERDVPNPYMHDPESASKLLQDYLRDRDREYFVVLMLTAKKEVLGIHDAHVGDLTSCPVVGREVFKAAVILGACSIILAHNHPSGDPEPSPEDFEVTAKMIEAGALLGIQVLDHIIVGSRGVHSMRRRNHGVF from the coding sequence GTGATTGCTCCCCTTTACCGAGTTTCCCTCGTGCGCGAGCGCGACGTGCCAAACCCTTACATGCATGACCCTGAGTCCGCTTCAAAGCTGCTGCAGGACTATCTGCGCGACCGGGACCGCGAGTACTTCGTCGTGCTCATGCTGACCGCCAAGAAAGAGGTGTTGGGCATCCACGACGCGCACGTCGGCGACCTGACGAGCTGCCCGGTGGTGGGGCGCGAGGTGTTCAAGGCTGCCGTGATTCTTGGAGCTTGCTCGATTATCCTAGCTCACAACCACCCGTCGGGCGATCCGGAGCCAAGCCCGGAGGACTTTGAGGTCACGGCGAAAATGATCGAGGCGGGTGCGCTGCTCGGCATCCAGGTTTTGGACCATATCATTGTGGGGAGTCGCGGGGTTCACTCGATGCGGCGGCGGAATCACGGCGTGTTCTGA
- a CDS encoding DUF2163 domain-containing protein: MPRSLSPAMLTHIQGDTLTLVRLIEIVRPHDGARFGWVLSDQPVTFDSLVFKPLDGVASSVTQQSAGTGIDNLEFSGVLRDDRISTEHLEAGLYRGATVIDRVVNRLDLAAGVLFRDDYVVGAIQIEDGVFRLELESNEQLLKVMVGDRTQPGCRCSRLGNAQCKFAFGNIGGVPSRPTRTVSLVSSDVVFRVSGDSAPAGFYSRGYVKGVGGANDLIEVQIKEHRVVSGVCEIELRSPMPFAVTVGETVRLEVGCDGAFSTCGTKFGNANNFRGEPYLPGNSLYVRTAE; this comes from the coding sequence ATGCCGCGGTCACTCAGCCCGGCGATGCTGACGCATATTCAGGGTGACACGCTGACACTCGTGCGGCTCATCGAGATTGTTCGGCCGCACGATGGAGCGCGCTTCGGTTGGGTGCTGAGCGATCAACCCGTCACGTTTGATAGTCTCGTGTTTAAGCCTCTTGACGGCGTGGCCAGCTCGGTGACTCAGCAATCCGCCGGCACCGGGATCGACAACCTCGAATTCTCGGGCGTATTGCGCGATGACCGGATTTCGACCGAGCATCTTGAAGCAGGACTTTACCGGGGGGCGACGGTGATTGACCGAGTTGTGAACCGCTTGGACCTTGCCGCGGGCGTGCTGTTTCGAGACGACTATGTGGTTGGAGCGATCCAGATTGAGGACGGCGTGTTCCGCCTGGAACTGGAATCTAACGAGCAACTGCTCAAGGTGATGGTCGGGGATCGAACTCAGCCTGGCTGTCGGTGTAGTCGCCTCGGGAATGCTCAGTGTAAGTTTGCTTTTGGCAACATCGGTGGGGTTCCATCGCGGCCTACACGCACGGTCTCATTGGTGAGTTCAGATGTCGTGTTTCGAGTTAGCGGCGATTCTGCGCCGGCCGGCTTCTATTCCCGCGGCTATGTCAAGGGCGTGGGTGGCGCGAATGATCTGATCGAAGTGCAGATCAAGGAGCACCGAGTGGTCTCCGGAGTTTGTGAAATCGAGCTCCGCTCGCCGATGCCGTTTGCGGTCACGGTCGGCGAAACCGTTCGCCTCGAGGTGGGTTGTGACGGAGCCTTCTCCACTTGCGGAACGAAATTCGGCAACGCAAACAATTTCCGTGGCGAGCCTTATTTGCCTGGCAACTCGCTTTATGTGAGGACCGCAGAGTGA
- the rsfS gene encoding ribosome silencing factor — protein sequence MMTSEAKAQRIAELADDMKAERIEIIDLRQKTSVTSFFVVCSGTSDVHVNAIIDKVNERMRDEGVRSLASDTQGGGWLLLDYGDVMFHAMREERRQFYDLETLWRNKEVDPNLLPESEV from the coding sequence ATGATGACCAGTGAAGCCAAGGCGCAGCGTATAGCTGAACTCGCCGACGATATGAAAGCCGAGCGCATCGAGATTATCGATCTGCGCCAAAAGACGAGCGTGACCAGCTTTTTCGTGGTCTGCTCCGGGACCAGCGATGTTCACGTCAACGCGATCATCGACAAGGTGAATGAGCGCATGCGCGACGAGGGTGTGCGCAGCCTGGCCAGCGATACGCAAGGCGGCGGCTGGTTGCTGCTGGATTACGGCGACGTGATGTTCCACGCCATGCGAGAAGAGCGACGCCAATTCTACGATTTGGAAACCCTGTGGCGCAACAAGGAGGTCGATCCGAACCTCCTGCCCGAATCCGAGGTCTAA
- a CDS encoding N-acetylmuramoyl-L-alanine amidase, producing MRNLLVALMSWMAIATAVQAQRAPATVVYTYQGTFSDRVERDGEECVIPIALAENWGWRVRASGGEADIAAEGRLLRVDLTRDRKLPLAKCLEQLGGRGTWDRDKRTFRVLSEVRSVEVLFGTLRINCSLGVTASGFSLTDPERYIVDLQGATLSPSANFGSDATVRVRQFNDSTVRVTYQAPGASKVVRSNTTNRILEFPLVQPEAPVTPIEHDPETQPVNPKAPQTLPTTEVLVSAPRIDQTGSKAVIGADLAAIPLEAPKLNRVDVLTYEIIVPGGKPAAMDLAELPKGLVKSWEQSLDSAGNYKLTLSLRQAAAVMFAVDGRTIRLTAKVPDIATGSIRGKTICIDAGHGAHDSGALGAKIRLKEKDIALKSAKVLAEKLFDEGCNVIMTRSDDRFIELKERANIANRNNADVFISVHYNSASSKSASGTIIFYHGKSELGKLLAQCISQNIATKGLLPSRGAVSDFAVAKNKGFSVLRNTTMVGVLLELGFLSNPTEEAKMNSDEFRQTMARGVVEGLKLFFGDNAKE from the coding sequence ATGCGGAACTTGCTTGTCGCTTTGATGTCATGGATGGCGATAGCGACAGCGGTGCAAGCTCAACGAGCTCCAGCAACCGTTGTTTACACCTATCAGGGCACGTTTTCGGATCGCGTGGAGCGCGATGGCGAAGAGTGCGTTATCCCGATCGCTCTGGCTGAGAACTGGGGCTGGCGTGTTCGCGCCTCCGGAGGCGAAGCTGATATTGCCGCCGAAGGCCGGCTACTGCGAGTGGATCTCACTCGCGACCGTAAGCTGCCTCTGGCCAAGTGCCTGGAGCAACTGGGGGGCCGCGGCACCTGGGATCGCGATAAGCGCACCTTCCGAGTTCTGAGCGAAGTTCGCAGCGTCGAGGTGCTCTTCGGCACTCTGCGCATCAACTGCTCGCTCGGCGTAACTGCCTCCGGCTTCTCGCTGACTGATCCTGAGCGCTACATCGTTGACCTGCAGGGCGCGACCCTTTCGCCGAGCGCGAACTTCGGCAGCGACGCCACCGTGCGGGTGCGACAGTTCAATGATTCCACGGTCCGGGTGACGTATCAGGCTCCCGGCGCCAGTAAGGTTGTGCGAAGTAACACAACCAACCGCATTCTTGAATTCCCGCTCGTCCAACCCGAAGCGCCTGTCACGCCGATCGAGCACGATCCCGAAACTCAGCCGGTCAACCCCAAAGCGCCCCAAACCTTGCCGACCACGGAAGTATTGGTCAGCGCGCCCCGCATTGATCAGACCGGCTCGAAAGCCGTCATCGGCGCGGACCTGGCCGCGATCCCTCTGGAAGCGCCCAAGCTCAACCGCGTGGACGTGCTGACCTACGAAATCATCGTCCCCGGCGGCAAGCCCGCCGCAATGGATTTGGCGGAACTGCCCAAGGGGCTGGTCAAGAGCTGGGAGCAAAGCCTCGACTCGGCCGGCAACTACAAACTCACCCTTTCGCTTCGGCAAGCCGCCGCGGTGATGTTCGCCGTTGATGGTCGCACCATTCGGCTGACGGCCAAGGTGCCCGACATCGCGACCGGCTCGATCCGAGGCAAGACCATCTGCATCGACGCCGGTCATGGCGCGCACGACAGCGGCGCGCTCGGCGCCAAGATTCGACTGAAAGAAAAGGACATCGCTCTGAAGTCGGCCAAAGTCCTCGCGGAGAAGCTGTTCGACGAAGGCTGCAACGTGATCATGACCCGATCCGACGACCGGTTCATCGAACTCAAAGAGCGCGCCAACATCGCCAACCGCAACAACGCCGACGTGTTCATTTCGGTGCACTACAACTCGGCGTCAAGCAAGTCGGCGAGCGGCACGATCATCTTCTATCACGGCAAGAGCGAACTCGGCAAACTGCTCGCCCAGTGCATTAGCCAAAACATCGCCACCAAGGGTCTGCTTCCTTCGCGCGGCGCGGTCAGCGACTTCGCCGTCGCCAAGAACAAGGGCTTTTCGGTTCTGCGCAACACGACGATGGTCGGTGTTCTGCTTGAACTCGGCTTCTTGAGCAACCCCACCGAGGAAGCCAAGATGAACAGCGACGAGTTCCGCCAAACCATGGCCCGCGGTGTCGTCGAGGGCCTGAAACTATTTTTCGGAGATAACGCAAAAGAATGA
- a CDS encoding chromosome partitioning protein ParB yields MASQRFAKYKVLALEALTLWDRNYRQGNVEIIRNSILRFGFNSTVRVRGGVVYAGNHSVKALLELQASGAPPPPGIEVSRGRWMVPCMDISHLSEEEAMAFAIADNRASDMAVNDDDALAALLSEINIQDPSLLADTGFSGSELDDLLAALNQMSTPDVVQGQTGTLAERWLMAPFSVLNARSGEWQRRKAEWLATGIDSGAGRDAHLIGGEGKTAYGARVAGRDATTGELVYAEGLGGTSLFDPVLAEIAVKWFSGEGATVLDPFAGGSVRGVVAARLGRNYVGIDLRPEQVAENERQASGMGIVDARWVVGDSREILRLADGVSADLLFSCPPYGDLEQYSDDPRDLSAVSWEEFLVGYRQIICDSCSLLKDDRFAVLVVGEIRDKQGNYRGLVPETIRAFEDAGLAFYNEAILVTQVGTLQFRINRQFEGARKLGKTHQNVLVFLKGDAKRASQAAGVVELPEEELVIVE; encoded by the coding sequence ATGGCATCGCAAAGATTCGCGAAGTACAAAGTACTGGCCCTCGAAGCGCTCACGCTTTGGGACCGAAACTACCGACAGGGCAACGTCGAGATCATCCGCAACTCGATTCTGCGGTTCGGGTTCAACTCCACGGTGCGCGTTCGCGGGGGTGTGGTGTACGCCGGCAACCACAGCGTGAAGGCTTTGCTCGAGCTCCAGGCGAGCGGTGCTCCGCCACCGCCGGGCATCGAGGTCTCGCGCGGGCGTTGGATGGTGCCGTGCATGGACATATCGCACCTGAGCGAGGAGGAGGCGATGGCTTTCGCGATTGCGGATAACCGCGCCAGCGACATGGCGGTCAACGATGACGATGCGCTGGCCGCGCTGCTCAGCGAAATCAACATCCAGGACCCAAGTTTGCTGGCCGATACGGGGTTCAGCGGGTCGGAGCTCGACGATTTGCTGGCGGCATTGAATCAGATGAGCACACCGGACGTGGTGCAGGGCCAAACCGGAACACTTGCCGAGCGGTGGCTCATGGCGCCATTTTCGGTCCTCAACGCGCGCTCTGGCGAATGGCAGCGGCGGAAGGCCGAATGGTTGGCGACCGGCATTGACTCGGGAGCTGGGCGCGATGCCCACCTGATCGGTGGCGAGGGAAAGACGGCTTACGGGGCGCGGGTGGCCGGACGCGACGCGACGACCGGAGAGCTGGTGTATGCCGAGGGGTTGGGCGGCACCTCCCTCTTTGACCCGGTGCTGGCGGAAATCGCCGTAAAATGGTTTTCTGGCGAGGGGGCGACGGTGCTTGACCCATTTGCGGGCGGAAGCGTCAGAGGCGTGGTGGCGGCCCGCCTGGGGCGAAATTACGTGGGCATTGATCTCCGGCCCGAGCAGGTTGCGGAGAACGAGCGCCAGGCGTCGGGCATGGGGATTGTGGACGCGCGGTGGGTGGTCGGCGACTCGCGCGAGATTCTGAGATTAGCCGATGGGGTCAGCGCTGACCTCCTCTTCAGTTGCCCGCCTTACGGTGATCTTGAGCAGTACTCGGATGATCCGCGCGACCTTTCGGCGGTGAGCTGGGAGGAGTTTCTCGTCGGCTACCGACAGATCATTTGCGATTCTTGCTCCTTGCTGAAGGATGATCGGTTCGCGGTTTTGGTGGTCGGCGAGATCCGCGACAAGCAGGGGAATTATCGGGGGTTGGTCCCGGAGACGATTCGGGCGTTTGAGGACGCGGGCTTGGCATTCTACAACGAAGCGATTTTGGTCACGCAGGTCGGGACACTGCAGTTTCGGATTAACCGGCAGTTTGAGGGGGCGAGGAAGCTGGGGAAGACGCACCAGAATGTGCTCGTTTTCTTGAAAGGCGATGCGAAACGGGCTTCGCAGGCGGCGGGGGTCGTGGAATTGCCGGAGGAAGAGTTGGTGATTGTCGAATAA
- a CDS encoding endonuclease/exonuclease/phosphatase family protein → MLLSTLAAGFAFAAAPLELTVMTYNIRYGTAPDGVNAWPNRKEAVMGLLRKHDPDVLGVQEALAGQIDELQKALPGHEMIGVGRDDGMRKGEFSAIFVRAAKLGLRESGTRWISPEPERPGSLAFDAQITRIFTWGDCFAEGGTRLLVLNCHLDHQSQKARQMGGQHMRKFIDARPSLPAIVMGDFNSPASDPPVQTLVAKGRLTDLMPAEGPFGTFTAFKPEAIDGPMIDHILISKHWEPLSVEIDRTTIDGRVPSDHFPVIARVRLR, encoded by the coding sequence ATGCTCCTGTCCACACTCGCAGCCGGATTCGCCTTCGCCGCTGCGCCGCTTGAACTCACCGTGATGACCTACAACATCCGTTACGGCACCGCGCCCGACGGCGTGAACGCGTGGCCGAACCGCAAGGAGGCGGTGATGGGGTTGCTGCGCAAGCACGACCCCGATGTGCTCGGCGTGCAAGAGGCGCTGGCGGGGCAGATTGACGAGCTGCAAAAGGCCCTGCCCGGCCACGAAATGATCGGCGTCGGCCGCGATGACGGCATGCGCAAGGGCGAGTTCAGCGCGATTTTTGTGCGCGCCGCGAAGCTCGGTCTGCGCGAGAGCGGCACGCGCTGGATCAGCCCCGAACCCGAGCGTCCCGGGAGTCTGGCGTTCGACGCGCAAATCACGCGCATTTTCACCTGGGGGGATTGCTTTGCCGAGGGCGGAACCCGCCTGTTGGTGCTCAACTGCCACCTCGATCACCAGTCGCAAAAGGCGCGCCAGATGGGCGGCCAGCACATGCGCAAGTTCATCGACGCTCGCCCGAGTCTGCCGGCGATTGTCATGGGCGATTTTAACAGCCCGGCCAGCGATCCGCCGGTGCAAACTCTGGTGGCCAAAGGCCGTCTGACCGACCTGATGCCAGCGGAGGGGCCGTTTGGGACGTTCACGGCGTTCAAACCCGAGGCGATCGACGGGCCGATGATTGACCACATCCTCATCTCAAAGCATTGGGAACCTCTGAGCGTCGAGATTGATCGCACGACCATTGACGGCCGGGTGCCGAGCGACCACTTTCCGGTGATCGCTCGGGTGCGGCTCCGCTAG
- a CDS encoding phage tail protein: protein MGAATIILGGLGAAVGSTIPGVGTKFGFQVGASLGGMIDQSAAIAGMVNEVGKLSDLRFSGSAYGADIPRVWGRARLGGNLIWAATDASGNHLKQAVKKSGGKGATPTTKTYSYTSTFAMMICTGTLTMPDGTQVKRNLGLRKIWFDGKLVYDSADSDSILFDKVTYYDGDESQAPDPLIVAHEGGVADDVCAHRGMCYVVFDDVAVPGRLPSVEFEIESGSLTYSTVLSDLCRSSGLATGQLSFGTLPTCHGFVQSGRMAIQEPVNGILDFLSCDLVSVNGAMTGVARGGGVVRAIDPLHLGAGNGSPGAKLRKSLPKSRDFPSQVEVQYFDIDADLQAGAQSDRRAEGSIDNQVSFSYPIAMTGAVAQATVRRKMDELWAATDTAEISVPMMYADLIPSDVVTLEGVRYRITNMERVPIGAIRFEMVRERAESLTQVGTPSAGGTGSIAPEVPVPTVFRAWSGVEISDDHRGSAGFYVAGAGAAGWRGATVFYSPDAGTTWIEAGTISLPSVFGVTTSTLSASGAVADTFDTTNTVGVDISASGGVVESTSDADVLAGNNHAIVGSELLGVGVSSLVSANNYTLSRLRRGERGSTMSGHTTGELFVMVGPETVRVAVDAGLVGSSVLVKAVSPYQAMGDVGAVSVTIAAPTPDPIEGAIDALNSSAQYPVFSSGSLASGTAEVTSWTTVTPSGLPSQAKSLIVFAWARNSGSTLTKIRVRTGSGATEHEVLRVKADSDTDENGSQAMIPLSGGGTFQYVVEGPDVVSWEVQLIGYWRTVA from the coding sequence GTGGGCGCGGCGACGATTATCCTGGGTGGGCTCGGCGCGGCCGTCGGTTCCACGATTCCGGGGGTTGGAACCAAGTTTGGTTTCCAGGTCGGGGCGAGCCTGGGCGGAATGATCGACCAAAGCGCGGCAATCGCGGGAATGGTCAACGAGGTCGGGAAGTTATCCGATCTGCGGTTCTCAGGGTCAGCGTATGGCGCGGATATTCCCCGGGTCTGGGGGCGAGCTCGTCTTGGTGGGAATCTGATCTGGGCGGCAACCGACGCCAGTGGCAACCATCTGAAACAAGCGGTGAAGAAGTCGGGCGGAAAGGGTGCGACTCCCACGACAAAGACATACAGCTACACGAGCACATTCGCCATGATGATCTGCACCGGCACATTGACCATGCCGGACGGCACCCAGGTCAAGCGGAACCTTGGCCTGCGAAAGATTTGGTTCGATGGCAAGCTCGTTTATGATTCGGCGGACTCTGACTCGATCCTGTTCGACAAGGTCACGTACTACGATGGCGATGAGAGCCAGGCGCCTGATCCGCTCATTGTGGCTCATGAGGGTGGGGTTGCCGATGACGTGTGCGCTCACCGCGGAATGTGTTACGTGGTTTTTGACGACGTGGCAGTACCTGGTCGGTTGCCGTCTGTGGAATTCGAGATTGAAAGCGGATCCCTGACTTACTCAACGGTGTTGAGTGACCTCTGCCGCTCGTCAGGATTGGCCACAGGTCAACTATCGTTCGGGACCCTCCCCACGTGTCATGGATTCGTGCAATCGGGCCGTATGGCCATCCAGGAGCCGGTGAACGGCATTCTGGACTTTCTGTCTTGTGATCTGGTCTCGGTGAACGGGGCAATGACGGGCGTGGCGCGTGGCGGCGGAGTAGTACGGGCGATTGATCCACTGCACCTTGGGGCAGGCAACGGTTCTCCCGGAGCCAAACTGAGGAAGTCCTTACCGAAGTCGCGCGACTTCCCGAGCCAGGTTGAAGTGCAGTACTTCGACATCGATGCAGACCTCCAGGCGGGAGCACAATCCGACCGGCGAGCAGAGGGCTCCATTGACAATCAAGTGAGCTTCTCGTATCCGATCGCGATGACCGGGGCGGTTGCCCAAGCCACGGTGCGCCGGAAGATGGACGAGCTCTGGGCCGCTACCGACACAGCCGAAATCTCGGTGCCAATGATGTACGCGGATCTGATTCCGAGTGACGTGGTAACGCTGGAGGGCGTCCGGTACCGAATCACGAACATGGAGCGGGTTCCGATTGGGGCCATTCGGTTTGAGATGGTCAGGGAGCGGGCCGAGAGCCTCACGCAGGTGGGAACACCCTCGGCAGGAGGCACTGGTTCGATTGCTCCCGAGGTGCCAGTGCCTACGGTGTTCCGGGCATGGTCGGGCGTTGAGATTTCGGACGATCATCGTGGCTCGGCGGGCTTCTACGTGGCTGGAGCAGGTGCGGCCGGGTGGCGAGGAGCGACCGTGTTCTACTCTCCGGATGCCGGAACCACATGGATTGAGGCTGGCACGATATCACTGCCTTCGGTGTTCGGGGTGACCACGTCAACTCTGTCGGCTTCCGGGGCCGTGGCCGACACTTTCGATACCACGAACACGGTAGGCGTGGACATTTCGGCAAGTGGCGGGGTTGTGGAGTCCACTTCGGATGCCGACGTGCTTGCAGGGAACAATCACGCGATCGTTGGTTCGGAGCTGCTCGGGGTCGGGGTATCCAGCCTGGTTTCGGCAAATAACTACACGCTGTCAAGGCTACGCCGCGGTGAGCGTGGCTCGACCATGTCCGGCCATACAACCGGCGAGTTGTTCGTGATGGTCGGTCCGGAGACAGTGCGGGTTGCTGTTGACGCGGGCCTGGTCGGATCTTCGGTGCTGGTCAAGGCGGTGTCGCCCTACCAAGCGATGGGCGATGTGGGTGCCGTATCGGTAACGATCGCGGCACCCACTCCGGATCCAATTGAAGGCGCGATCGATGCGCTGAATTCGAGCGCACAGTACCCAGTGTTCTCATCGGGCTCTTTGGCCAGCGGAACCGCTGAGGTCACGAGTTGGACGACGGTCACACCCTCTGGCCTGCCCAGCCAGGCAAAGAGCTTGATCGTGTTCGCATGGGCGCGAAACAGCGGTTCAACACTGACCAAGATCCGGGTGCGGACCGGCTCTGGAGCGACTGAGCACGAGGTTCTGCGTGTGAAAGCGGATTCGGACACGGACGAAAATGGCAGCCAGGCTATGATCCCGCTGAGCGGCGGCGGGACGTTCCAGTACGTGGTCGAAGGTCCGGACGTTGTCTCGTGGGAAGTTCAGTTGATCGGTTACTGGCGGACGGTCGCGTAA
- the nadD gene encoding nicotinate (nicotinamide) nucleotide adenylyltransferase: MKIGILGGTFDPPHLTHLDLAETAAQKLGLDQILLVPNKRNPIKRLGPRATARDRFAMTKLMAEGRENFAVSDVELGRSGPSFAVDTLIELNQAIKAKFWWILGSDAAMHLEEWYELDKILKLARFAVGLRPPDDMAAVMRFAPEKVHGNLDFFLLNEPSPRSSTEIRNNIGIKLDESRQVLPSVWQYIQEHQLYRMNDDQ, from the coding sequence TTGAAAATTGGCATTCTTGGCGGGACATTTGATCCGCCCCACTTGACGCACCTGGACCTCGCCGAAACCGCCGCCCAAAAGCTGGGACTCGACCAGATTCTGCTGGTGCCCAACAAGCGCAATCCGATTAAGCGACTTGGCCCCCGAGCCACCGCGCGTGACCGATTTGCGATGACCAAGCTCATGGCCGAAGGTCGCGAGAACTTCGCCGTCAGCGACGTGGAACTGGGTCGCAGCGGCCCAAGCTTTGCCGTCGATACTCTGATTGAATTGAACCAAGCCATCAAGGCAAAGTTTTGGTGGATCCTGGGTAGCGATGCCGCCATGCACTTGGAAGAGTGGTACGAACTCGACAAGATTCTCAAGCTCGCCCGGTTTGCCGTCGGCTTGCGACCCCCCGACGATATGGCGGCAGTCATGCGATTTGCCCCCGAAAAGGTCCACGGCAATCTCGATTTCTTTTTGCTCAACGAGCCGTCACCGCGGTCCAGCACCGAAATCCGCAACAACATCGGGATCAAGTTGGACGAGTCCCGTCAGGTATTGCCCTCCGTGTGGCAATACATCCAAGAGCATCAGCTCTACCGAATGAATGATGACCAGTGA
- a CDS encoding nitroreductase, producing the protein MSTSTQFDAAQALQLMQDRRSMGLSKLSDQPVDRALIERMLEAANWAPSHGDTEPWRFAVFMGEGRQALADIFTRVDENAHKRAFAAPVWIAIGLEPAVNDEGELKMTMEEELMAVACAVQNLHLMARAQGLAGMWHSKGISVHPGVAEQLGWTPPSRIMGFFMCGWPNCDWPAGERGPWQDKVRFFD; encoded by the coding sequence ATGAGCACCTCCACCCAATTCGATGCTGCGCAAGCGCTTCAGTTAATGCAAGATCGGCGCAGCATGGGGCTGTCGAAGCTCAGCGATCAACCGGTCGATCGAGCCCTCATCGAGCGGATGCTGGAGGCGGCCAATTGGGCGCCGAGTCACGGGGACACTGAGCCTTGGCGGTTCGCGGTGTTCATGGGCGAGGGCCGTCAAGCGCTGGCCGACATCTTCACTCGGGTGGACGAGAACGCCCACAAGCGCGCGTTCGCCGCGCCGGTGTGGATCGCCATCGGGCTGGAGCCCGCCGTCAACGACGAAGGCGAGCTCAAGATGACGATGGAAGAAGAGCTGATGGCTGTGGCTTGCGCGGTGCAAAATCTGCACCTGATGGCGCGCGCTCAGGGCCTCGCGGGAATGTGGCACAGCAAAGGCATTTCCGTGCATCCGGGCGTCGCCGAGCAGCTTGGCTGGACGCCGCCGAGCCGCATCATGGGGTTCTTTATGTGCGGCTGGCCCAATTGCGATTGGCCCGCCGGTGAGCGCGGCCCGTGGCAAGACAAGGTCCGCTTCTTCGACTAA
- a CDS encoding GerMN domain-containing protein: MSAKKRNSHRLALIGVAAAVVGGLAAYAKMQGNRVPEAEMRSERLPQHQPVDKRQPPQTKVEKAKDEVEIVRVDYQSEDYKVERDKRKLEAGQSPYLVAVNASLAHVTAVPAGAVATSAKLDGSVLKLDFATPFRKTYGTAEEGEILNTITEALKQFGEVKSVLITEGGQPIESLGSVELTEPLEVPH, from the coding sequence ATGAGCGCCAAGAAACGCAACTCTCATCGTCTCGCCCTCATCGGCGTCGCGGCAGCAGTCGTCGGTGGCTTAGCCGCCTACGCCAAGATGCAGGGCAACCGCGTACCGGAAGCCGAGATGCGCTCCGAGCGCCTGCCCCAGCACCAGCCCGTGGACAAGCGCCAGCCTCCGCAAACCAAGGTCGAAAAGGCAAAGGATGAAGTCGAGATCGTCCGCGTGGACTATCAATCCGAGGACTACAAAGTCGAGCGCGACAAGCGCAAGCTCGAGGCGGGCCAAAGCCCCTACCTGGTGGCGGTGAACGCTTCCCTAGCCCACGTGACGGCGGTTCCCGCTGGAGCGGTGGCCACGTCGGCCAAGCTTGATGGCTCGGTTCTGAAGCTCGACTTTGCCACGCCGTTCCGCAAAACCTACGGCACGGCTGAAGAAGGCGAAATCCTCAACACGATCACGGAAGCCCTCAAGCAGTTCGGCGAAGTGAAGTCGGTGCTGATCACCGAAGGCGGTCAACCGATCGAATCCTTGGGCAGCGTTGAACTCACCGAACCGCTCGAAGTACCTCACTAA